The genomic segment AACTCACCATATCACTATCCAAGAGCTTTTGAAGTAATGGCAACTGCTTAGAATCATTGTCTGTGAGAACCCGACCAGCTTCACCCTATGAACGCAAAACCATTAAGATAAATCAAGTGCGAAGCTACAACCACATACAAATATAGAATAAAGTAATCATGACGTCACTCTCTACCTGGAGCTGCAGACAACATTTTCTTTCTACGGCAAGTTGacgaacaaaatcataagatatATCGTCTACACAAGGAATCCATTCTGCGAATAAAATCTTTGCACATAAGTGAATATgcaaatcaaaataaaatcagcAGAAAAGAAGCTGGAGCAGGTTTAGTCATACTGTCAGAGAGCAATTTTTGGAATTCTTTGACCGCAAACTGCAGCAGAGAGCTACCACCACCAAAATTACTGTCGGTAACAGAATCATTGTTTGTCTGTGAACACAAAATCATAAGGATAAAGCAAGTGTGAAGCTACAACCACAATACACTaagagcttgtttggatggtcaTTACCTATTGTATTGTTAGCTTAAATACAATAGTTTTTTTGACTGTTACTCaaattttattgtatcgtaCCGTATCATATCGTTAGATCAATCACTATGTAACAACGAAAGATCCCATTTTATGTAATGACTGATTTGATGTGATCGTGTGGTTACCTTTATCCTACTTTTCTTGGAGATTTATCCTCCAAATTGATGACGTATGACGTTATGTAACAACAAAAAACGATACGATCTATCCAAATttgtattcatcaaaacaatacagtacgatacaatacaacacaatgCAGTATAAGAAGATACATTATGAAAGCATgcgtaacaaccatccaaacagagtgtAAAGAAGGAATCAATACAACCCTGGCTTCTAAGAATACAAAAGACTCAACACATGGCTCCAGTATTCCAATCAAATAGCCAAATGGGCATGcacaatatacaaataaaaacaagaaccaaatcgagaaaaaaaatgatacattttaaaaattaaaaaaaaaaaaaaaaaaaaaaaaaaaaaaaccaccgTCTCGCTCTGATCTACTGGCTTCCTCTTTCTGATATAAGTCTCTATGTTTTCCCGTTTAGACATTAAAAACTGCAAAAAGGATATTAATAGGTAGTAAGTACTACAGAAAGATTATAAATCTAacagaaaaggaagaaaagaaaaagaaagactaTTAACACTAAAACGGTTAGCAACGATGAATTATACAACTAGAATTCTTACGTGAAATCGTTTCACGAAACTCAGAGATGCAACGATTGAGTATTGCGGGAGTGTTTGAAGGCCCGGGGGAACGCATGCAGTGTTtgaattatagaaaataaacatccaatttatgtggcacaattCAGATTTCGAATTCAAATTTCTAAATTTTGACCATGAATTCTTTAAGTTTTCTggaattaaatatatataattgaaaaaatcgtacaaaaaaaattataaattacaataattaacaacttaaattatttaaaagatgCATAAGAAAATCTCGGTCAAAGAAAAGCTTGGTTAATTCTCGAAATACGAaaggtgtcacataaattggacggagagagtaataaATTAGGAAAAGGATGGTAACCTACTTAAAATTTTGGTCATTAAATTCTTCCTTGTTCAATTAGGTAAGAAGTCCTAACATTTAGAATTT from the Lycium ferocissimum isolate CSIRO_LF1 chromosome 11, AGI_CSIRO_Lferr_CH_V1, whole genome shotgun sequence genome contains:
- the LOC132037514 gene encoding uncharacterized protein LOC132037514 translates to MILCSQTNNDSVTDSNFGGGSSLLQFAVKEFQKLLSDKWIPCVDDISYDFVRQLAVERKCCLQLQGEAGRVLTDNDSKQLPLLQKLLDSDMLDLPSMVARVLPSNLQQSATKEYKQMHSDNLQSLVSFLESTESNMQLLGIKQLGQLFSEDMNKTAPANFIQLAYHLRANFYSQIL